Part of the Petrotoga sp. 9PW.55.5.1 genome is shown below.
TTTTCACTCCTATTATTAAAAGTTATACTCATTTTAGAAATTCTAAAACCTAAGTTTTATTAATATTTTTGATTAAATACTATTTTTTAGTGCATTCGGTACTTGTACCAAGGGAGTAGGAGCTCTGCCCCAGACCCACTATAATTTCAAAACATTGTTTTGGAAAATCTTCATTTCTAAAGTCCCCATTAAAATTTACATTATCGTTTTTTTCATCATAAATGAGATTTAAGAAAAAATAAGAAAATCTAAAGATTTTACTACTTGTCCTTCAAAAAAATAATCGTAACTTGTATAATTGAGAATAATAGAAATATTGCCTTCATAATCAACTTTGATAATTCCTTCCTCCAAAACTGTTCGATTCATTATTTGTTTTCCTTCAACTTTTGATAAAGCTTCATTGACTGTATTATAAGTGTCAATAATTATATCTACCCAATCTTCATAATTTGTAGAGTAATAATTATCAGCAACGGGCGTGTATTTTAATTCATCGTTTTTTGTTGCAGAAATTATAAAAGAAGGATAAGCACCATATTCTATTAATTTCAAAACATCGGTCGGAGAATAAAAGCCCATATTTGAATAAGGTGCGTAGTAATCTATCTTACCTTTTAAAACTATTTGAATAAAAGGTACTGTATCAGTTTCGTAAATATACTGAGAATTAACCATGGGAATATGAAAAATTTCGGAACTATATTTCCATAAATATTGATTAGGAGTAAAAATTGCGAGATTTTCCAAATCTTTTAATATATTAGGCATTGAATTATCAATCATTTTTTTTGCTTCTGACCTTGTAACTATACTTCTTCGCTGATTCTCTGCATAAAGTTTTGATCCTAATTCATCTATGGCCATATTTTTCATATTATTAACTATATAAAGTGTTGCTTTTTTTTCTAAATATTCAACTACCTTATCAATTCTCACTAAATATCTATCCTTTATCCATATATATTCGTTATCTCTCTGAAGTTTTATCAAATCTTGAGAAAGAGAGTGGGCTCCATCCTGACGAAAATCAATCTGAAATTCAGTAGCAGAAACTGGATTTTCATAAAAATAAAATCTTCCTCCATTTTTTTCTACTAAATCAGAAATCGCTAAAATTTCCTCTTTATCTCCCAATAACTTTTCAAAATTAAACTCGGAAATTTTTGAACCATTTATTCCACCTTTTTGCCATCCTTTTAAAACAAGCGTAAGATTATATATACCATAACTACAAAGATCTTGCAAAATATCTTCCATTTGTTTGGCAGAAGTTATTCTTTTAACATTATTAGAAATAAACCCTTTTTCTAAATCACTTCCTAAAATACTTATATGCAAAGGGATTTGAGAATCAATTCTCTCGCTACTATTTAATATTCCTTCTACTTCAAGTATATTTCTATATAATTTCGCCATTCCTACATAATCTGCGTCTTCATCACTTAGAAAATAATATCTAATTTCTGCCATAAATTCATTTTTATTTGGCTGTACAACTTGAACCCCACCCCCACTTCTCGAAGTTGGTTGCAAATATTTTTGTCTATAAATAAA
Proteins encoded:
- a CDS encoding DUF5696 domain-containing protein translates to MNRKLLILMEMFFLCILSGLIFPQISDKLEFQDDTVLEKNEISNIGSNRYTKPENSVHFVTNKLDLNGYEKILEDDYVEIYYKDKNASIRIVNKNNNYIWGGLPSEKPSDMNTTWSGIGNSLVSIDYFDKAGIERKTSIAANDVVRDYRILEDKVLFSIIFERLKISFDFSMKLEKGTLIFNLDSESIREEGDYMLAAIYFFPFLGTVRGDEIEGYMFIPDGPGALIRFDEPFKYLSPFEKRIYGKDYAIDHLYEVNDLRVSRPNDFATEEKTVLMPIFGMVHGPKQNAFFAQVTQGEEYASILATPAGILTNYNWVSAKFIYRQKYLQPTSRSGGGVQVVQPNKNEFMAEIRYYFLSDEDADYVGMAKLYRNILEVEGILNSSERIDSQIPLHISILGSDLEKGFISNNVKRITSAKQMEDILQDLCSYGIYNLTLVLKGWQKGGINGSKISEFNFEKLLGDKEEILAISDLVEKNGGRFYFYENPVSATEFQIDFRQDGAHSLSQDLIKLQRDNEYIWIKDRYLVRIDKVVEYLEKKATLYIVNNMKNMAIDELGSKLYAENQRRSIVTRSEAKKMIDNSMPNILKDLENLAIFTPNQYLWKYSSEIFHIPMVNSQYIYETDTVPFIQIVLKGKIDYYAPYSNMGFYSPTDVLKLIEYGAYPSFIISATKNDELKYTPVADNYYSTNYEDWVDIIIDTYNTVNEALSKVEGKQIMNRTVLEEGIIKVDYEGNISIILNYTSYDYFFEGQVVKSLDFLIFS